In Pseudomonas saudiphocaensis, one DNA window encodes the following:
- a CDS encoding cupin domain-containing protein, whose protein sequence is MTTGNLFADFEVPLNGERFEALLSHRNLVIERIISSADITPTDYVQPQDEWVVLLQGEATLEVAGKAVELRSGDYLFLPAGTLHVVRRVTNGAL, encoded by the coding sequence ATGACCACTGGAAACCTGTTCGCCGACTTCGAGGTGCCCCTGAACGGGGAGCGCTTCGAGGCGCTGCTGAGCCACAGGAACCTGGTGATCGAACGCATCATCAGCTCAGCGGATATAACGCCAACCGATTACGTGCAACCGCAGGACGAGTGGGTGGTGTTGCTCCAGGGCGAGGCGACCCTCGAGGTGGCGGGCAAGGCTGTCGAGCTGCGCTCCGGCGACTACCTGTTTCTGCCCGCCGGCACGCTGCATGTGGTCCGGCGTGTCACCAACGGCGCCCTCTAG
- a CDS encoding flavin reductase family protein, with the protein MQSEMYYYEPAQGHGLPHDPFNAIVGPRPIGWISSHDAEGRLNLAPYSFFNAFNYTPPIIGFSSVGRKDSLNNIEATGEFCWNLATRSLAEAMNQSCAAVAPEVDEFALSGLTPVASRVVAVPRVEESPVSFECKVTQLIQLHGVDKVAVPTWLVLGEVVAVHIAKALLVDGIYDTAAGEPILRGGGPADYFQLGREANFKMYRPK; encoded by the coding sequence ATGCAGAGCGAAATGTATTACTACGAGCCCGCTCAAGGTCATGGGCTGCCCCATGATCCCTTCAACGCCATAGTCGGCCCGCGCCCCATCGGCTGGATCTCATCGCATGATGCCGAAGGGCGGCTCAACCTCGCGCCTTACAGCTTCTTCAATGCGTTCAATTACACCCCGCCAATCATTGGCTTTTCCAGCGTCGGACGTAAGGACAGCCTGAACAATATCGAGGCCACCGGCGAGTTCTGCTGGAATCTGGCGACCCGCTCGCTGGCCGAAGCGATGAACCAGAGCTGTGCCGCCGTCGCGCCCGAGGTGGATGAGTTTGCCCTCAGCGGCCTGACGCCGGTGGCTTCCAGGGTCGTGGCGGTGCCGCGGGTGGAGGAAAGCCCGGTGTCATTCGAGTGCAAGGTGACTCAGCTCATCCAGCTGCATGGCGTGGACAAGGTGGCTGTGCCGACCTGGCTGGTGCTCGGTGAAGTGGTGGCGGTGCATATCGCCAAGGCGCTGCTGGTCGATGGCATCTACGACACGGCGGCAGGCGAGCCCATTTTGCGGGGCGGCGGGCCGGCGGACTATTTCCAGCTGGGCCGCGAGGCAAACTTCAAGATGTACCGACCCAAGTGA
- a CDS encoding TIGR03862 family flavoprotein, producing the protein MPATPMRSRIAIIGGGPAGLMAAEVLSQAGVAVDLYDAMPSVGRKFLLAGVGGMNITHAEDYAAFVGRYRLRADRLRPMLDAFPPQRLREWIHVLGIDTFVGSSGRVFPTDMKAAPLLRAWLKRLRDGGVQIHTRQRWLGWNADGQLLMTGAEGETLLNPNATLLALGGGSWARLGSDGAWVPLLERRGIFIAPLQPANCGFEVTGWSTHLVEKFAGAPLKTVSLALPGTTARKGEFVLTATGIEGSLVYALSADIREAINAAGSATVLLDLLPDRSHEQIAAALARPRGSQSMAKHLHRQLKLDGAKAALLRELSTAETFQDPHALAAAIKALPIRLVSPRPLDEAISSAGGVPFEALDKNLMLRQLPGVFCAGEMLDWEAPTGGYLLTACFATGRAAAEGMLRWLKQR; encoded by the coding sequence ATGCCCGCGACTCCCATGCGTTCCCGCATCGCCATCATCGGTGGCGGCCCCGCCGGGCTGATGGCGGCCGAAGTGCTGAGCCAGGCCGGCGTCGCGGTCGATCTTTATGACGCCATGCCCTCGGTCGGGCGCAAATTCCTGCTGGCCGGAGTTGGCGGCATGAATATCACCCACGCCGAGGACTACGCCGCGTTCGTCGGGCGTTATCGCCTGCGCGCCGACCGGCTGCGCCCGATGCTGGACGCCTTTCCCCCGCAACGCCTGCGCGAATGGATTCATGTCCTGGGCATCGACACCTTCGTCGGCAGCTCCGGTCGTGTCTTCCCTACAGACATGAAAGCCGCCCCGCTGCTGCGCGCCTGGCTCAAGCGCCTGCGCGACGGCGGCGTGCAGATCCACACCCGCCAGCGCTGGCTGGGCTGGAACGCAGACGGTCAGCTGCTTATGACCGGCGCGGAAGGCGAAACGCTGCTGAATCCGAATGCCACCCTGCTTGCCCTCGGCGGCGGCAGCTGGGCGCGGCTGGGTTCGGATGGCGCCTGGGTGCCACTGCTGGAGCGCCGCGGCATCTTCATCGCGCCACTGCAACCGGCCAACTGCGGTTTCGAAGTGACCGGCTGGAGCACGCACCTGGTGGAGAAATTCGCCGGCGCGCCGCTGAAGACGGTCAGCCTGGCTTTACCCGGCACCACAGCGCGCAAAGGGGAATTCGTCCTTACCGCAACCGGCATCGAAGGCAGCCTGGTCTATGCGCTGTCAGCCGATATCCGCGAGGCGATCAACGCGGCCGGTTCAGCAACCGTGCTGCTCGATCTGCTGCCGGATCGCTCGCACGAACAAATCGCCGCTGCCTTGGCCAGGCCGCGCGGCTCGCAGTCCATGGCCAAGCACCTGCACCGGCAGTTGAAGCTGGACGGCGCCAAAGCGGCGTTGCTGCGTGAACTTAGCACTGCCGAAACCTTTCAGGACCCGCACGCCCTTGCCGCGGCGATCAAGGCGCTGCCGATCCGCCTGGTGAGTCCACGCCCGCTGGACGAAGCCATCAGCAGTGCCGGTGGCGTGCCCTTCGAAGCACTGGATAAAAACCTGATGCTGCGCCAGCTACCCGGCGTGTTCTGCGCCGGAGAGATGCTTGACTGGGAAGCGCCCACCGGCGGCTATCTGCTCACTGCCTGTTTCGCCACGGGCCGTGCTGCTGCCGAAGGCATGCTGCGCTGGCTGAAGCAGCGCTAG
- a CDS encoding AzlD family protein codes for MNLESTGYGALVLVLVMTVVTLATRWGGVYVMSFVPIGYRVKQFIGAMSGSVLVALLAPMALEGDSGARLALLATAVTMLLLKKPLPAIAAGILTAALVRQF; via the coding sequence GTGAATCTTGAATCCACGGGGTATGGCGCACTGGTCCTGGTGCTGGTGATGACAGTGGTAACACTGGCAACCCGCTGGGGCGGCGTCTACGTGATGTCCTTCGTGCCCATCGGTTATCGGGTTAAGCAGTTTATCGGCGCCATGTCCGGTTCGGTGCTGGTGGCACTGCTGGCGCCCATGGCACTTGAAGGCGATAGCGGCGCGCGGCTGGCTTTGCTCGCAACCGCTGTGACCATGCTGCTACTGAAGAAGCCGCTGCCGGCAATCGCCGCCGGCATTCTGACCGCGGCGCT
- a CDS encoding GFA family protein: MDQFTGGCLCGDVRILAAGRPYRVGICHCLDCRKHHGALFFAAAMFPQEAVTIEGETHNYAGRHFCPRCGSSVFAQSGDEIEVHLGALDAPDQLLPSYECWTLRRETWLPPFPFAKHYERDRDGAGRTED, translated from the coding sequence ATGGACCAATTCACCGGTGGCTGCCTGTGCGGCGACGTGCGAATTCTGGCTGCAGGTCGGCCGTATCGGGTCGGGATTTGCCATTGCCTCGACTGCCGCAAGCACCATGGTGCGCTGTTCTTTGCTGCGGCAATGTTCCCGCAGGAGGCGGTGACCATCGAGGGGGAAACGCATAACTACGCGGGGCGCCACTTCTGCCCGCGCTGCGGCTCGTCGGTATTCGCCCAGAGCGGCGATGAAATCGAGGTGCACCTCGGTGCGCTGGATGCGCCGGACCAGCTGTTGCCGAGCTATGAGTGTTGGACCCTGCGCCGCGAAACCTGGTTGCCGCCGTTTCCGTTCGCCAAACATTATGAGCGGGACCGTGATGGCGCAGGTCGTACTGAAGACTAG
- a CDS encoding N-acetyltransferase, with the protein MIRAFTESDIEDVLDVWLSASLKAHDFIAPDFWRSQLENMRSTYIPASEVYVYESGSTVIGFYALLENKLAAIFVAPDLQGTGIGKLLLSHAKFKRDALDLSVYKANSKSIGFYKSQGFRIAQESVDAATGHEEYLMRWGGSA; encoded by the coding sequence ATGATTCGAGCATTTACAGAAAGCGACATAGAAGACGTGCTTGATGTATGGCTGTCAGCATCACTGAAGGCGCATGACTTCATAGCACCAGACTTTTGGCGCTCACAGCTGGAAAACATGCGCAGCACCTACATCCCGGCTTCGGAAGTCTATGTGTATGAGTCGGGCTCAACGGTTATCGGTTTCTACGCACTGCTTGAAAATAAGCTCGCCGCAATTTTCGTCGCGCCCGACCTTCAAGGCACAGGCATAGGAAAACTGCTTCTTTCCCATGCGAAATTCAAACGCGATGCGCTTGATTTATCCGTTTATAAAGCCAATTCAAAGTCCATAGGATTTTACAAATCCCAGGGATTCAGGATTGCGCAGGAAAGCGTGGACGCTGCCACCGGACATGAGGAGTACCTCATGCGCTGGGGCGGGTCTGCCTAG